A window of the Dioscorea cayenensis subsp. rotundata cultivar TDr96_F1 chromosome 14, TDr96_F1_v2_PseudoChromosome.rev07_lg8_w22 25.fasta, whole genome shotgun sequence genome harbors these coding sequences:
- the LOC120275263 gene encoding uncharacterized protein YnbD-like, whose product MGLSFFIGLKATVLFIAFILIREFGWAFIHIPLLHASLVAYLVAIASLPSVNLPLLLGKGSDGSFPLWSLLIFSPFLVFVRMVVFVRRIRSREPLYSEVSEGIFVGGWPSSLNEMPPGDPAVIDCTCELPRRSISGSGYLCIATWDTRSPQASQIESAVRWACRKRSQKKPVYVHCAFGHGRSVCVMCAILVALGIAEDWKHAEKIIKEKRPFIRMNALHRKNLEEWSKHRLSSKRSGDLDVSSVIFSETNKEK is encoded by the exons ATGGGGTTGTCCTTCTTCATTGGATTAAAGGCAACTGTTCTATTCATAGCATTCATTTTGATCAGAGAGTTTGGATGGGCATTCATTCACATTCCCCTTCTACATGCATCTTTGGTTGCATATTTGGTTGCCATTGCATCTCTTCCATCAGTGAATCTTCCCTTACTCTTAGGGAAGGGATCGGACGGGAGCTTTCCACTTTGGTCATTGCTTATCTTCTCACCATTTCTTGTTTTCGTTCGGATGGTGGTGTTTGTGAGGAGAATAAGGAGCAGAGAACCATTGTATTCTGAGGTTTCTGAAGGGATATTTGTTGGCGGGTGGCCTTCGTCCCTGAATGAAATGCCTCCAGGGGATCCAGCAGTCATTGACTGCACATGTGAACTACCCCGGAGATCTATCTCTGGTAGTGGATATTTGTGCATTGCTACTTGGGATACAAGATCCCCACAAGCTTCGCAAATAGAATCTGCTGTTCGCTGGGCTTGCCGAAAGAGGAGTCAGAAGAAGCCTGTCTATGTACATTGCGCTTTCG GTCATGGAAGAAGTGTCTGTGTGATGTGTGCAATTCTAGTTGCGTTAGGTATTGCAGAAGACTGGAAGCATGCCGAAAAGATTATTAAGGAAAAGCGACCTTTTATTAGAATGAATGCTCTTCATCGCAAGAACTTGGAAGAATGGTCTAAACATCGTCTATCATCTAAAAGAAGTGGAGATTTGGATGTCAGTTCTGTGATTTTCTCTGAAACTAACAAGGAGAAATGA
- the LOC120276093 gene encoding uncharacterized protein LOC120276093: MTDLFHSSKQMMQIMKNINIVHEEDCGQDDDLVEQIDSETSYHSLYSSESGDELGDESEDLGKKPEIWSRSQFSTVCKCDYITNNISESFNAWVAEARERPVLDLLDTIRQKIMVTMDKRRRMATKWKDDIVPSVKKYVRNLSRGLAAYEVQRCSDSKAEVSYKGQRCEVLLADGICSCRKWQVSGIPCVHAMAFIFSIRGAKWEEYVDLYFSVEKTRVAYNLEIAPMPDINQWTCNGQLDGLLPPLSRRPAGRPKKNRIRAADEIKSGRHKCARCGGFGHQARTCKEPEHSTNPSTSSSQGRY, encoded by the exons ATGACGGACCTATTCCACTCAAGCAAGCAGATGAtgcaaatcatgaaaaacatcaaTATAGTGCATGAAGAAGATTGTGGTCAAGATGATGACTTGGTTGAGCAGATTGACAGTGAAACTAGCTATCATTCATTGTATAGCAGTGAATCAGGTGATGAATTAGGTGATGAATCAG AAGACTTGGGGAAGAAACCGGAGATATGGAGTAGATCACAGTTTAGTACTGTTTGCAAATGTGATTACATCACAAATAACATATCTGAGTCATTCAATGCATGGGTTGCAGAAGCCAGGGAAAGGCCTGTTTTGGATCTTTTAGACACAATCAGACAGAAGATAATGGTGACCAtggataaaagaagaagaatggcaACAAAATGGAAGGATGATATTGTGCCATCTGTGAAGAAATATGTAAGGAACCTATCTAGAGGATTGGCAGCATATGAGGTACAACGTTGTAGTGATTCAAAGGCTGAGGTATCTTATAAAGGACAGAGGTGTGAGGTTCTGTTGGCTGATGGAATATGCAGTTGTAGAAAGTGGCAAGTCTCTGGAATACCTTGTGTACATGCTATGGCATTCATCTTCAGTATCAGAGGTGCAAAATGGGAAGAAtatgttgatttatatttttcggTGGAGAAAACTAGGGTTGCCTACAACTTGGAGATTGCTCCTATGCCTGACATTAACCAATGGACTTGTAATGGTCAATTGGATGGTTTACTTCCTCCATTGTCAAGGAGACCAGCTGGAAGACCgaagaaaaataggataaggGCTGCAGATGAGATAAAATCAGGCAGACATAAATGTGCTAGGTGTGGTGGATTTGGTCATCAAGCAAGAACTTGTAAAGAGCCGGAACATTCAACAAATCCATCAACAAGTAGTTCCCAAGGAaggtattga